The following coding sequences are from one Dreissena polymorpha isolate Duluth1 chromosome 8, UMN_Dpol_1.0, whole genome shotgun sequence window:
- the LOC127843025 gene encoding uncharacterized protein LOC127843025, translating to MAEEKEEIMMELTEKINYIESIEAENDKLVKDLHTLRNDRQRAVSKPHVQFQKPTTAADIPQESANEVDEVGKEQETGSPAVGDLNQEMVAALEKEVQKWKSRCENLKRTLAETEIKLSEAFREISDLRMMDHDAHPMLAPAPEMDHNIETSRYSSSF from the exons ATGGCTGAGGAGAAGGAGGAGATAATGATGGAGTTAACTGAGAAG ATAAACTACATCGAGAGTAttgaggcggaaaacgacaaacTCGTAAAGGACTTACACACGCTGCGGAACGACAGACAAAGAGCCGT GTCGAAGCCACATGTGCAGTTTCAGAAACCGACAACTGCTGCTGATATTCCTCAGGAAAGTGCTAATGAGGTCGATGAGGTTGGTAAAGAACAGGAAACGGGGAGTCCTGCAGTAGGAGATCTCAACCAG GAGATGGTAGCTGCTTTAGAAAAGGAGGTACAGAAATGGAAGAGCAGATGTGAGAACCTGAAACGTACACTGGCCGAAACAGAGATAAAACTAAGCGAAGCGTTCCGAGAGATTTCAGATCTTCGCATGATGGACCATGATGCGCATCCCATGCTGGCTCCTGCGCCTGAAATGGATCATAACATCGAG ACCTCAAGGTACAGTTCCAGTTTCTGA